The following are encoded in a window of Amaranthus tricolor cultivar Red isolate AtriRed21 chromosome 2, ASM2621246v1, whole genome shotgun sequence genomic DNA:
- the LOC130805238 gene encoding myb-related protein 308-like has translation MGRSPCCEKSHTNKGAWTKEEDDRLIAYIKVHGEGCWRSLPKAAGLLRCGKSCRLRWINYLRPDLKRGNFTEQEDELIIKLHSLLGNKWSIIAGRLAGRTDNEIKNYWNTHIKRKLLNKGIDPLTHRPLIGNISSHSDSSPTTTPNSTTTTISFSTTKIPKKEQVLGLKDEKFNQKMQQNRIERCPDLNLDLRISPPYQHNQEILKTGTRICFTCSLGLEKSQDCNCSQNWVACCTTNNNNNGGSISYDFFGLTTNGALDYRRLEMM, from the exons atggggAGGTCCCCTTGTTGTGAGAAATCTCATACAAACAAAGGAGCATGGACTAAGGAAGAAGATGATAGATTAATTGCTTATATTAAAGTTCATGGTGAAGGTTGTTGGCGTTCACTTCCCAAGGCGGCGGGGCTTCTTCGGTGTGGTAAAAGTTGCCGGCTCCGGTGGATTAATTACCTTAGACCGGATTTGAAAAGGGGTAATTTTACTGAACAAGAAGATGAACTCATCATCAAATTACATAGTCTTCTTGGTAAcaa GTGGTCTATAATAGCCGGAAGATTAGCAGGAAGAACAGACAATGAGATAAAGAATTATTGGAATACTCACATCAAAAGAAAGCTTCTAAACAAAGGAATTGACCCACTTACTCATAGACCCTTAATTGGAAATATTTCATCTCACTCAGATTCTTCTCCAACAACAACACCAAATTCAACTACaacaacaatctcattttctacaacaaaaattcccaaaaaagAACAAGTTTTGGGattaaaagatgagaaatttaaccaaaaaatgCAACAAAACAGAATAGAAAGATGCCCTGATTTGAATCTTGATCTTAGAATCAGTCCTCCATACCAACATAATCAAGAGATTTTGAAAACAGGGACAAGGATTTGTTTTACTTGCAGTTTGGGGTTGGAAAAAAGTCAAGATTGTAATTGCAGTCAAAATTGGGTTGCTTGTTGTactactaacaataacaataatggtGGAAGTATCTCTTATGATTTCTTTGGGTTGACAACTAATGGTGCTTTGGACTATAGAAGGTTGGAGATGATGTGA